GAAGCTCAACGCTATCGAGCAGATGATGGCTTTCGAGACCGCCAAGGGCTATGTCGCCGGCAAGGCGGGGCCGCACTACCCAGCACCGATTGAGTCGATCAAGGTTATCCAGAAGGGCGCCGGTGAAGGTCGCGAGCGCGCCCAGGCCATAGAGTCGAAGAGTTTCGCCAAGCTGACGCAGACTGAGGTCTGCTACAACCTGGTCGGCCTGTTCCTCAACGACCAGGTGGTCAAGAAGGCGGGGTCGCAGTACGCCGGGCAGGCTCAGCCAGTGAAGCAGACTGCGGTGCTTGGCGCTGGCATCATGGGGGGCGGTATTGCCTACCAGAGCGCGTCCAAGGGTACGCCAATCCTGATGAAGGACATCAAGGAAGAGGCGATCGAGTTGGGCCTCAAGGAAGCTCGCAAGCTGTTCGGCAAGCAGCTCGAGCGTGGCAAGCTGACTTCCGATGGTATGGCGCAGAAGCTCTCCAATATTCGTCCGACACTATCTTATGGCGACTTCGGTAATGTTGACCTGGTCGTCGAGGCGGTCGTTGAGAATCCGAAGGTCAAGGATGCCGTGCTGACCGAGGTCGAATCTCAGGTCTCGGACACCACCATCCTCGCTTCCAACACCTCGACCATCTCGATCAATCGGCTGGCCGAGAACCTCAAGCGCCCTGAGAATTTCTGCGGCATGCACTTCTTCAATCCGGTGCACCGCATGCCGCTGGTTGAAGTCATCCGCGGAGAAAAGACCAGTGATGCCGCTGTGGCGGCGACGGTGGCCTATGCCCGCGCCATGGGCAAGACACCGATCGTAGTCAACGATTGTCCGGGCTTCCTCGTCAACCGTGTGTTGTTCCCGTATTTCGGTGGCTTCAGCATGCTGGTAGAGCAGGGTGCTGATTTTCAGCGTGTCGACAAGGTCATGGAGAAGTTTGGTTGGCCGATGGGGCCGGCATATCTACTCGATGTCGTCGGTATGGATACGGCCGTGCATGCCAATGAGGTCATGGCAGAAGGCTTCCCTGATCGCATGGCGCGTGAAGAGAAAACCGCTATCCAGGTAATGTTCGAGAATGATCGTCTTGGCCAGAAGAACGCCAAAGGCTTCTATGGCTATGAAGAAGATCGCAAGGGCAAGCCGAAGAAGGTGGTCGATGAGCAGGCGTTGGAGCTGGTCAAGTCGGTGACCACTGCCAGTCGTGAGTTCAGCGATGAGGACATTATCGCGCGGATGATGGTACCGCTGTGCATGGAAACCGTGCGCTGTCTGGAGGATGGTATCGTCGGCAGCCCGGCCGAGGCAGATATGGCATTGATCTATGGCATTGGTTTCCCGCCGTTCCGCGGTGGTGCGCTGCGTTACATCGATGCTATGGGCCTGGCGGAGTTCGTTGCCGTCGCAGAGGGTCTGGCCGATGAGCTCGGCCCGCTGTATGCGCCGACCGAAAAACTGCGCCAGATGGCCAACAATGGCGACACCTTCTACGCCAAGTGACCCCACGACACAGGAGAATATCCATGAGTTTGAATCCGAGAGATATCGTGGTGGTCGACGGCGTTCGTACTGCCATGGCCCGCGCGAAGAATGGTGCCTTCCGTCACGTGCGTGCCGAGAATCTGTCCGCCGAGGTGATGAACGCTCTGTTTGCGCGTAACCCCAACCTCGATCCGGCGGCCGTCGATGATGTGATCTGGGGCTGCGTCAACCAGACGCTCGAACAGTCGATGAACATCGCCCGAAATGCCCAGATCATGACCGGCATGCCACGTTCGGTGCCGGCGCAGACCGTCAATCGTCTGTGTGGCTCGTCGATGAGCGCGCTGCATATCGCCGCCGCTAATATCAAGGCGGGAATGGGCGATTTCTATGTAATTGGTGGTGTCGAGCACATGGAGCATGTGCCCATGACCCACGGCGTCGACGTCAATCCCGCTGCCAGCAAGTATGCTGCCAAGGCGGCGATGATGATGGGGTTGACGGCCGAACTGCTCGGCAAGTTGCACGGTATCAACCGTGAGGATCAGGACGCCTTTGGCGTGCGCTCTCATCAACGAGCCTGGCAAGCACTGCAGTCCGGTGGTTTCGACAATGAAATCATCGGTGTCGAGGGCCACGATAGTGAAGGGCGTCGTATTCTGGTCAAGCAGGATGAGGTGATTCGTCCCGAAACCACCCTGGAGTCGCTGGGTGGGCTCAAGCCGGTGTTTGATCCACGCAGCGGCACGGTGACGGCGGGCACCTCCTCGGCGCTGTCGGTAGGCGCCAGTGCCATGGCGGTCATGAGCTACGAGCAAGCTCAGGCGCTGGGCCTTGAACCGCTGGCGCGAGTGCTGTCCACGGGAGTTTCCGGGTGTGACGCCTCGATCATGGGTTATGGCCCGGTGCCGGCATCGCAGAAGGCGCTCAAGGCCGCTGGCCTGACCATCACTGACATCGATACTGTCGAATTGAATGAAGCTTTTGCGGCTCAGGCTCTGCCGGTACTCAAGGAGCTCGGTCTGCGTGACAGTATGGAAGACAAGGTCAACCTGCATGGCGGTGCGATCGCCCTTGGGCATCCGCTGGGTTGCTCTGGTGCACGTATCTGCACCACCTTGCTGAATGTCATGAAGCAGCAGGATACCCGCCTGGGTCTTGCCACCATGTGTATCGGCATGGGCCAGGGCGTTGCCACGGTGTTTGAACGCCTCAACTGATGCCTTGCGGAAAAGCACGATGAAGAAGAAGGGTCATGGCGATAGGCAGCCATGGCCCTTTTTCATGTCTATCGACTTCATGTCCATCGTTGTCATCATGAGCAGTGGTAACACGGCACGTTCATCTTTACAGGATGCCGCTGTCGAGTCCTGCTGCCATGGCCATGCCCAACTCTTCGACCTGTTGCTCAAAGGCATCCTGCCACTTTCCTCGCAGAATCAGTGGTTCCTGCACCCAACGCCAGCGTAATCCCTTGACGATGCTCTCCACCGCGCGTTGAGTGCCGGTTCCGTCGTGCCCGGCGCGGATATACAGCGCACAGGGCAGGCCCTGAGTCTCTTCAAGTACCGGGTAGTAGCTACGGTCGAAGAAGTCTTTCAAGGCACCGCTCATGTAACCGAGGTTTTCTGTGGTGCCGAGCACAATGGCATCAGCCTCGCGCACTTGCTGAGGACCACAGTCGAGAGGGGCGTGGCAATTGACTTCTACAGCTTCGATGCCTGGATGTTCGGCACCGCGACACACAGCCTCACGCAGCCGCAGGGTGTTGGGAGAGGGGGCGTGGGCGACAATCAGTAGACGTTTCATGGGTCACTCAGCGATCGGGACCTGTAGCGATCATCATGCCAGAGATAAGGGACGTTGGCTCGGCGGCAGGAGGTTAGTCAGCTAGTCAGGGTAGCAATAGCCAAGTATCTGGCTCGGCATTTGGTGAGTTTGGGGCTAACGTGTCAGAGTCATGCAAGAGAGTCATGCAGGTCTGCCGTTTATACTGAACCCAGCATGTTTTCGTCGGTTCGTCCGGCACGGCAGGATAATCTGGTTCCGCAAGAGGTGAAATGACATGGTATTCGCGCTATCGACGCTATCGGTTTCCAGTAGTGCCTTCGACGCGGACGGCGAGATCCCGAAGCGCAACAGTATGGAAGCAGAGGATCTTTCCCCGGCCTTGGCATGGCACGGTGTGCCTGAGGGCACTCGTGGCATAGCAATCATCTGTCATGATCCGGATGCACCGCTGGTGAAGGCTGGCGGATACGGTTTCGTACATTGGGTGCTTTATAACCTGCCAGCCACGATCACATCGCTGGACGAAGGCTCGGATCTAGGTACGAAGGGAGTCAATGACGCAGGAAAGCTGGGATACTGTGGCCCCTTGCCGCCACAAGGTCATGGTCTGCACCGTTACTACTTCTGGGTGCTGGCGCTGGATACCGAAACCGACTTCCCCGAAGGGCTGACCATGGCTGAGCTGCTGGATAAGGTGGAGCCCAACCTGCTGGGGATGAATCGCTTGCTGGGGACCTATCAGCGGGCATGACCCTATGCAGGCCTCGCGAGCACTGGGAAGGAGGTGTGACGCCCGAGCCGGGCGTTGGCCGACTGGCAATTCTGCGGTCTGCGGGGTAGTCTGCCGGTTCTGTCTTGCGAGGTTATTTTGCCATGAGTGAACTGCCCCCCTGTCCCGGCTGC
This Halomonas huangheensis DNA region includes the following protein-coding sequences:
- a CDS encoding flavodoxin family protein translates to MKRLLIVAHAPSPNTLRLREAVCRGAEHPGIEAVEVNCHAPLDCGPQQVREADAIVLGTTENLGYMSGALKDFFDRSYYPVLEETQGLPCALYIRAGHDGTGTQRAVESIVKGLRWRWVQEPLILRGKWQDAFEQQVEELGMAMAAGLDSGIL
- the fadB gene encoding fatty acid oxidation complex subunit alpha FadB produces the protein MIYQGNAITVARNGDDIAILTFDLKDGSVNKLSAAVVAELGEALEAVRSESGLKGLMLKSAKEAFIVGADITEFHGMFEAGEAEITAMLERVHGIFNGLEDMPFPTVTAINGLALGGGCEVVLCTDFRVMSETAKIGLPETRLGILPGWGGCVRLPRLIGADNAIEWIAGGTENRADACLKVGAVDAVVPGDQLEAAALDILARANAGEFDIEARRREKTSPLKLNAIEQMMAFETAKGYVAGKAGPHYPAPIESIKVIQKGAGEGRERAQAIESKSFAKLTQTEVCYNLVGLFLNDQVVKKAGSQYAGQAQPVKQTAVLGAGIMGGGIAYQSASKGTPILMKDIKEEAIELGLKEARKLFGKQLERGKLTSDGMAQKLSNIRPTLSYGDFGNVDLVVEAVVENPKVKDAVLTEVESQVSDTTILASNTSTISINRLAENLKRPENFCGMHFFNPVHRMPLVEVIRGEKTSDAAVAATVAYARAMGKTPIVVNDCPGFLVNRVLFPYFGGFSMLVEQGADFQRVDKVMEKFGWPMGPAYLLDVVGMDTAVHANEVMAEGFPDRMAREEKTAIQVMFENDRLGQKNAKGFYGYEEDRKGKPKKVVDEQALELVKSVTTASREFSDEDIIARMMVPLCMETVRCLEDGIVGSPAEADMALIYGIGFPPFRGGALRYIDAMGLAEFVAVAEGLADELGPLYAPTEKLRQMANNGDTFYAK
- the fadA gene encoding acetyl-CoA C-acyltransferase FadA, encoding MSLNPRDIVVVDGVRTAMARAKNGAFRHVRAENLSAEVMNALFARNPNLDPAAVDDVIWGCVNQTLEQSMNIARNAQIMTGMPRSVPAQTVNRLCGSSMSALHIAAANIKAGMGDFYVIGGVEHMEHVPMTHGVDVNPAASKYAAKAAMMMGLTAELLGKLHGINREDQDAFGVRSHQRAWQALQSGGFDNEIIGVEGHDSEGRRILVKQDEVIRPETTLESLGGLKPVFDPRSGTVTAGTSSALSVGASAMAVMSYEQAQALGLEPLARVLSTGVSGCDASIMGYGPVPASQKALKAAGLTITDIDTVELNEAFAAQALPVLKELGLRDSMEDKVNLHGGAIALGHPLGCSGARICTTLLNVMKQQDTRLGLATMCIGMGQGVATVFERLN
- a CDS encoding YbhB/YbcL family Raf kinase inhibitor-like protein; this encodes MVFALSTLSVSSSAFDADGEIPKRNSMEAEDLSPALAWHGVPEGTRGIAIICHDPDAPLVKAGGYGFVHWVLYNLPATITSLDEGSDLGTKGVNDAGKLGYCGPLPPQGHGLHRYYFWVLALDTETDFPEGLTMAELLDKVEPNLLGMNRLLGTYQRA